A genomic segment from Actinoplanes sichuanensis encodes:
- a CDS encoding helix-turn-helix transcriptional regulator, producing the protein MLTHRQIAVATRLGMLTRERDVAAACQEALSALGEAIPADAVTLVGVDPTTGGHLQFAGIGYPAAVSNRLAEEFARTPWHRKILNRDLPESISDEAGQSFRQGWFYAEHVRPAGYRDAMTGALRHQGRYVGLVNLSTGRADVFGTDCRRLLAAVMPALAVLADRLAWAGDTDDRAVGPCASLIAGDQVVDMPGRTRPPMLDDVTFRQLVHELARWPGRRLSLLWPVGRDWLRVNLRHQHLAGSRPAILVDARPVDLPYTLSPRELEVVTRAAMGQTNPAIAHDLFLSPRTVHTHIEHILRKTGANSRAEVAAMAIRDDLMRFTAGMTPGPWLRSFAKPDMTRP; encoded by the coding sequence TTGCTCACCCATCGCCAGATCGCAGTCGCCACCCGACTGGGCATGCTCACTCGGGAACGCGACGTCGCGGCAGCCTGCCAGGAGGCGCTGAGCGCACTCGGCGAGGCGATCCCGGCGGACGCGGTCACCCTGGTCGGAGTCGACCCGACAACCGGCGGTCACCTTCAGTTCGCCGGCATCGGATACCCGGCCGCGGTCAGCAACCGGTTGGCCGAAGAATTCGCCCGGACCCCGTGGCACCGCAAGATCCTGAACCGCGATCTGCCCGAATCCATCTCCGACGAGGCGGGCCAGTCGTTCCGGCAGGGCTGGTTCTATGCCGAACACGTCAGGCCGGCCGGCTACCGCGACGCCATGACCGGGGCGCTGCGCCACCAGGGCCGCTACGTCGGCCTGGTCAATCTGTCCACCGGCCGGGCCGACGTGTTCGGCACCGACTGCCGGCGTCTGCTCGCCGCCGTGATGCCGGCACTGGCCGTGCTGGCCGACCGGCTCGCCTGGGCGGGCGACACCGACGACAGGGCGGTGGGCCCCTGCGCCTCGCTGATCGCCGGTGACCAGGTGGTGGACATGCCGGGCCGCACTCGTCCGCCGATGCTCGACGATGTGACGTTTCGTCAGCTGGTCCACGAACTCGCCCGATGGCCCGGCCGTCGGCTGAGCCTGCTGTGGCCGGTCGGCCGCGACTGGTTGCGGGTGAACCTCAGACACCAGCACCTTGCCGGATCCCGCCCGGCCATCCTCGTCGACGCACGGCCGGTCGATCTTCCGTACACCTTGAGCCCGCGCGAACTCGAAGTGGTGACCCGGGCCGCGATGGGGCAGACCAACCCGGCGATCGCCCACGACCTGTTCCTGTCACCGCGCACCGTGCACACCCACATCGAGCACATCTTGCGAAAGACCGGAGCGAACTCACGGGCGGAGGTGGCGGCCATGGCCATCCGAGACGATCTCATGCGCTTCACCGCCGGGATGACACCCGGCCCATGGCTGAGATCCTTCGCCAAACCGGACATGACCCGACCGTGA
- a CDS encoding ATP-binding protein has product MIQAWILDDSTQLRHLRSALQEALTGHPLVAGDTLGDVPERMVLVATELATNAIIHGHPPTEVRLLRADDCFVLDVADRDLSTVPELADTRPLHAGGRGLQLARSFSLDVGWYATATTKHIWATFPLHP; this is encoded by the coding sequence TTGATTCAAGCGTGGATCCTCGACGACAGCACACAGCTCCGCCACCTCCGTTCCGCGTTGCAGGAGGCGCTGACCGGCCACCCGCTCGTGGCCGGCGACACCCTCGGTGACGTTCCCGAACGCATGGTCCTGGTGGCGACCGAACTGGCGACCAACGCGATCATTCACGGGCACCCGCCCACCGAGGTCCGGTTGCTGAGGGCCGACGACTGCTTCGTACTCGACGTCGCCGACCGTGACCTGAGCACCGTGCCCGAACTGGCCGACACCCGGCCGTTGCATGCCGGTGGCCGCGGACTCCAACTCGCGCGATCCTTCTCACTCGACGTCGGCTGGTACGCCACCGCCACCACCAAACACATCTGGGCCACGTTTCCGCTGCACCCGTGA
- a CDS encoding DUF4142 domain-containing protein: protein MIRGHGQPEFPGLFLEAHVFAVVRMFASPRRVTALLIAALALVLFSPQAASAVEPGVPDPPTNLVPDTGEGKLAAADKDFVIKVRLAGLWEIPAGDMAQDKSRSNRVKGIGADIAEQHKVLDQLTRDAAKKLKITLPNEPNEDQQGWLREMEDAAVGQEFDQIYIDRLRAAHGKIFPAIATIRTSTRNDTVRKLAQRANQFVMTHLTLLESSGIVDFAALPTAPPPNAATATTAAANPVLSASDTATGGTSSVSLPVVGAVVVAALAGGLWVSRKMMNDPRRRYRRRQSRGGYGY, encoded by the coding sequence GTGATCCGTGGTCATGGGCAGCCGGAATTCCCCGGACTGTTCCTGGAGGCGCACGTGTTCGCCGTCGTCCGCATGTTCGCGTCGCCCCGCCGGGTGACCGCGTTGCTCATAGCCGCACTGGCTCTCGTCCTGTTCAGCCCGCAAGCGGCATCGGCCGTCGAGCCGGGCGTGCCGGACCCGCCGACCAACCTGGTCCCCGACACCGGCGAGGGCAAGCTGGCCGCCGCCGACAAGGACTTCGTGATCAAGGTTCGGCTGGCCGGTCTGTGGGAGATCCCGGCCGGCGACATGGCGCAGGACAAATCGAGGAGCAACCGGGTCAAGGGCATCGGCGCGGACATCGCCGAACAGCACAAGGTCCTCGACCAGCTGACCCGGGACGCGGCGAAGAAACTGAAGATCACGCTGCCGAACGAGCCGAACGAGGATCAGCAGGGCTGGCTGCGGGAGATGGAGGACGCCGCCGTCGGCCAGGAGTTCGACCAGATCTACATCGACCGGCTCCGCGCCGCGCACGGCAAGATCTTCCCGGCCATCGCCACCATCCGGACCAGCACCCGCAACGACACCGTCCGCAAGCTGGCCCAGCGCGCCAACCAGTTCGTGATGACCCACCTGACCCTGCTGGAGAGCAGTGGCATCGTCGACTTCGCGGCGCTGCCCACCGCCCCGCCGCCGAACGCCGCCACCGCCACCACCGCCGCGGCGAACCCGGTGCTGTCGGCCTCCGACACCGCCACCGGCGGCACCTCGTCGGTGAGCCTGCCGGTGGTGGGCGCGGTCGTGGTCGCGGCCCTGGCCGGCGGCCTGTGGGTGAGCCGCAAGATGATGAACGACCCGCGCCGCCGATACCGCCGGCGACAAAGCCGAGGCGGATACGGCTACTGA
- a CDS encoding tetratricopeptide repeat-containing diguanylate cyclase yields the protein MAGPTDARAELFGALVEVEEQFAWADLDTLQTAVDLEERARVLGDEELVMRARICQAKMRMRKGEIAAAARQVREIEQWGVVNDSPPVRARAHLLWANLERHVGSFAEALEHSVLAVELLEDTATASTRVWHRAKLADALGQFDSMELARSHYRQAEELAARHRLSWLRMAVLNNWAYMELTSGFSRDAHQVARRLQAAAEADGLELEGADLDTIANIHLANGRFAEAERAVEQAMAYDESHGVEEADSRAEYLLTLAAALRGQGEHERAQACLDACGDLCAQRELGDVLVRLWQEQAELHAARSDFEAAFGMYRRFFVAYRDQHLSLQRTQARDRHAMFEVSEARRDAERFREQARRDQLTGLRNRRFVDEQLPLLMNGPDQPLSVAILDLDHFKLINDGFSHDVGDRVLKRVAALLDNELVAAPPAFAARLGGEELLLVLPGVDAVEAGARLDGVRRAIRAYDWQSVTDGLSVTVSVGVAQAAPGFTQADVLSAADRCLYAAKHGGRDQVVVDGHRVQEALRLS from the coding sequence ATGGCCGGTCCGACGGATGCACGTGCGGAACTTTTCGGTGCGCTGGTCGAGGTCGAAGAACAGTTCGCCTGGGCGGATCTGGACACCTTGCAGACCGCGGTGGACCTGGAGGAGCGCGCCCGGGTCCTCGGCGATGAGGAACTGGTCATGAGGGCCCGCATCTGCCAGGCGAAGATGAGAATGCGCAAGGGCGAGATCGCGGCCGCGGCCCGTCAGGTCCGGGAGATCGAGCAGTGGGGCGTCGTGAACGATTCACCGCCCGTGCGGGCCCGCGCTCATCTGCTCTGGGCGAACCTCGAGCGGCATGTCGGCAGTTTCGCCGAGGCGTTGGAGCATTCCGTCCTGGCGGTGGAGTTACTCGAGGACACCGCGACGGCGAGCACCCGGGTGTGGCATCGAGCCAAGCTCGCCGACGCGTTGGGGCAATTCGATTCGATGGAGCTCGCCCGCAGCCACTATCGGCAGGCCGAGGAGCTTGCGGCCCGCCACCGGCTGTCCTGGCTGCGGATGGCGGTGCTCAACAACTGGGCGTACATGGAGTTGACCTCGGGTTTCTCCCGGGACGCGCACCAGGTGGCCCGGCGGCTCCAGGCTGCGGCCGAGGCCGACGGCTTGGAGTTGGAGGGCGCCGACCTGGACACGATCGCCAACATTCACCTGGCGAACGGCCGGTTCGCCGAGGCGGAGCGGGCTGTCGAGCAGGCGATGGCCTACGACGAGAGCCACGGCGTCGAGGAGGCGGACTCCCGCGCCGAGTATCTGCTCACCCTGGCCGCCGCTCTGCGGGGACAGGGCGAGCACGAGCGGGCGCAGGCATGCCTCGACGCGTGCGGCGACCTCTGTGCGCAGCGCGAGCTGGGTGACGTGCTTGTGCGGTTGTGGCAGGAACAGGCCGAGTTGCATGCCGCCCGCAGTGATTTCGAAGCCGCGTTCGGCATGTACCGGAGGTTCTTCGTCGCTTACCGTGACCAGCACCTGTCCCTGCAGCGGACGCAGGCCCGCGACCGGCACGCCATGTTCGAGGTCTCGGAAGCACGTCGGGACGCGGAACGCTTCCGTGAGCAGGCCCGTCGGGACCAGCTGACCGGCCTGCGCAACCGCCGCTTCGTCGACGAGCAGTTGCCACTGTTGATGAACGGTCCCGACCAGCCGCTCAGTGTGGCGATCCTCGACCTCGACCACTTCAAACTGATCAACGACGGTTTCTCGCACGACGTCGGCGATCGTGTGTTGAAACGTGTCGCCGCACTGCTGGACAACGAACTCGTCGCCGCCCCGCCCGCCTTCGCCGCGCGTCTGGGCGGTGAGGAGCTGCTTCTGGTGCTGCCGGGTGTCGACGCCGTCGAGGCCGGCGCCCGGCTGGACGGTGTCCGGCGGGCGATCCGCGCGTACGACTGGCAGAGTGTCACCGACGGGCTGTCCGTGACGGTCAGTGTCGGGGTGGCGCAAGCCGCCCCGGGCTTCACCCAGGCCGATGTGCTCTCCGCCGCGGACCGATGCCTGTATGCGGCCAAGCACGGGGGCCGCGATCAGGTGGTCGTGGACGGTCACCGGGTTCAGGAGGCGTTGCGACTGTCCTGA
- a CDS encoding LacI family DNA-binding transcriptional regulator yields the protein MNDVARAAGVSLKTVSRVVNGVQTVDPTLAAQVRSAIEALNYRPDMGASTLRRSDRRTGTIALLLEDVSNPFSSALHRAVEDEARTRGVQVLTGSLDEDPQRERELARAFTMRRADGLIIAPASTDQSYLTSEFQGDTPVVFVDRPGHGIPADTVLATNVIGATEATRHLIDHGHRRIAYLGDYTRISTARQRHQGYLTAMGDAGLEPDPALVLPDLHTALSAESAVMELLHRPDPPTALFTGQNLVTIGAVRALRRLGLHRTLALIGFDDFPLADLLEPAVTVIAQDPAMMGRIAAQALFSRIDGDSGPPRQHWIPTTLIRRGSGELPPRSPIAADSW from the coding sequence ATGAACGATGTCGCCCGTGCCGCAGGGGTGAGCCTCAAAACGGTCTCGCGGGTCGTCAACGGCGTGCAGACCGTCGACCCCACGCTGGCGGCGCAAGTGCGCAGCGCCATCGAAGCCCTCAACTACCGCCCCGACATGGGTGCCAGCACCCTGCGCCGCAGCGACCGGCGTACCGGGACGATCGCCCTGCTCCTCGAAGACGTCAGCAACCCGTTCTCGTCGGCGTTGCACCGCGCGGTGGAGGACGAGGCCCGTACCCGCGGGGTCCAGGTCCTCACCGGAAGCCTCGACGAGGACCCCCAACGCGAACGGGAACTGGCCCGGGCCTTCACCATGCGCCGGGCCGACGGGCTCATCATCGCCCCGGCCAGCACCGATCAGAGCTACCTGACCAGCGAGTTCCAGGGTGACACCCCCGTCGTCTTCGTCGACCGCCCGGGTCACGGCATTCCCGCTGACACCGTGCTCGCCACCAATGTCATCGGCGCCACCGAGGCCACCCGGCACCTCATCGACCACGGGCACCGCCGGATCGCCTACCTCGGCGACTACACCCGCATCTCCACCGCCCGGCAGCGGCACCAGGGATACCTCACGGCCATGGGCGACGCCGGCCTGGAACCCGACCCCGCGCTCGTGCTGCCGGACCTGCACACCGCACTCTCGGCAGAGAGCGCGGTCATGGAGCTGCTGCACCGCCCGGACCCGCCCACCGCCCTGTTCACCGGTCAGAACCTGGTCACGATCGGCGCCGTGCGGGCCCTACGCCGCCTCGGCCTGCACCGCACGCTCGCGCTGATCGGGTTCGACGACTTCCCACTCGCCGACCTGCTCGAACCAGCGGTCACCGTCATCGCCCAGGATCCGGCGATGATGGGCCGGATCGCGGCCCAGGCCCTGTTCAGCCGCATCGACGGCGACTCCGGCCCGCCCCGCCAGCACTGGATACCCACCACCCTGATCCGCCGCGGCTCGGGCGAACTGCCACCGCGCTCCCCCATCGCCGCCGACTCATGGTGA
- a CDS encoding sugar ABC transporter substrate-binding protein — protein sequence MPRTRITGRRLSAMGLAAALSLSAAACSGSDTGASSDGKPIVGLITKTDTNPFFVKMKEGAQQAAQQQGIELQTFAGKQDGDNEAQVQAIENLISVGAKGFLITPNDSKAIVPAIDKARQAGLLVIALDTPTDPAGAVDATFATDNYQAGLLIGQWAKAKFAADGKQAKIALLDLNANQISVDVQRDQGFLEGFGVDVKDKTKIGDEADPRIAGHDVTDGAEDGGRTAMENLLQKDPSINLVYTINEPAAAGAYEALKAAGKEKDVTIVSVDGGCPGVNNVKGGVIGATSMQFPLKMASLGVESIAKFAKDGTKPTATEGKTFTDTGVQLISDQPQTGVDSKDSTWGKDNCWG from the coding sequence ATGCCCCGTACCCGCATAACCGGCCGTCGGCTCTCGGCGATGGGTCTGGCCGCCGCGCTCAGCCTGTCCGCCGCCGCCTGCAGTGGCTCCGACACCGGTGCGAGCTCCGACGGCAAGCCGATCGTCGGCCTGATCACCAAGACCGACACCAACCCGTTCTTCGTCAAGATGAAGGAAGGCGCGCAACAGGCCGCCCAGCAGCAGGGCATCGAGTTGCAGACGTTCGCCGGCAAACAGGACGGCGACAACGAGGCCCAGGTCCAGGCGATCGAGAACCTGATCTCCGTCGGCGCCAAGGGATTCCTGATCACCCCGAACGACTCGAAGGCCATCGTCCCGGCCATCGACAAGGCCCGCCAGGCGGGCCTGCTGGTGATCGCGCTGGACACCCCGACCGACCCGGCCGGCGCGGTCGACGCCACCTTCGCCACCGACAACTACCAGGCCGGCCTGCTCATCGGCCAGTGGGCCAAGGCCAAGTTCGCCGCCGACGGCAAGCAGGCCAAGATCGCCCTGCTCGATCTCAACGCCAACCAGATCTCCGTCGACGTCCAGCGTGACCAGGGCTTCCTGGAGGGCTTCGGGGTGGACGTCAAGGACAAGACGAAGATCGGCGACGAGGCCGACCCCCGGATCGCCGGACACGACGTCACCGACGGCGCCGAGGACGGTGGCCGGACCGCGATGGAGAACCTGCTGCAGAAGGACCCGTCGATCAACCTGGTCTACACGATCAACGAACCCGCCGCGGCCGGCGCCTACGAGGCCCTCAAGGCGGCCGGCAAGGAGAAGGACGTCACGATCGTCTCCGTGGACGGCGGCTGCCCCGGCGTGAACAACGTCAAGGGCGGCGTCATCGGGGCGACCTCCATGCAGTTCCCGCTGAAGATGGCGTCTCTGGGCGTCGAGTCGATCGCGAAGTTCGCCAAGGACGGCACCAAGCCCACCGCCACCGAGGGCAAGACCTTCACCGACACCGGCGTCCAGCTCATCTCCGACCAGCCGCAGACCGGCGTCGACAGCAAGGACTCCACCTGGGGCAAGGACAACTGCTGGGGCTGA
- a CDS encoding ABC transporter permease, with protein MTTRSVTRNPVPAPDFDTDKNDSWGTRLQHLMHANPTLGPFTVLIAAIIVFSAMSPRFFTAPNLSLVLAQVTVIAVLALGQTLVILTAGIDLSVGAIAVFSSILMAHFATDAGLPGALALVIGLVLGTAMGALNGILVTRIKLPPFIVTLGTLTIFFSLNSVVSKSETVRGSDMPALMTWTGTTIPLGGFRLTYGSLIMLLLFAALLYALRMTAWGKHVYATGDDVDAARLAGIRTNRVLLSVYTVAGALYAVGAWILIGRLASASPNVGTDYNLDSITAVVLGGASLFGGRGGVIGTLIGALIVGVFRNGLQLAGVEVVWQGFAIGLLVLVAVSLDQWIRKVKS; from the coding sequence TTGACTACCCGGTCAGTCACCAGAAACCCGGTTCCCGCACCCGACTTCGACACCGACAAGAACGACTCCTGGGGTACGCGCCTGCAGCACCTGATGCACGCCAACCCCACCCTCGGACCCTTCACCGTCCTGATCGCGGCGATCATCGTGTTCAGCGCCATGAGCCCGCGCTTCTTCACCGCACCGAACCTGTCGCTGGTCCTGGCCCAGGTCACCGTCATCGCCGTACTCGCGCTCGGTCAGACCCTGGTCATCCTGACCGCAGGCATCGACCTGTCGGTCGGTGCGATCGCCGTCTTCTCCTCCATCCTGATGGCCCACTTCGCCACCGACGCCGGCCTTCCCGGAGCCCTCGCCCTCGTCATCGGGCTCGTCCTGGGCACCGCGATGGGCGCCCTCAACGGCATCCTGGTCACCCGGATCAAGCTCCCACCGTTCATCGTCACGCTCGGCACCCTGACCATCTTCTTCTCGCTGAACTCGGTGGTCAGCAAGAGCGAGACGGTCCGCGGCTCGGACATGCCCGCCCTGATGACCTGGACCGGCACCACGATCCCGCTCGGCGGTTTCCGGCTCACCTACGGCTCGCTCATCATGCTGCTGCTCTTCGCCGCCCTGCTGTACGCGCTGCGGATGACCGCCTGGGGCAAGCACGTCTACGCCACCGGCGACGACGTGGACGCGGCCCGGCTCGCCGGCATCCGCACCAACCGGGTCCTGCTGTCGGTCTACACCGTCGCCGGAGCCCTGTACGCCGTCGGCGCCTGGATCCTCATCGGCCGCCTCGCCTCGGCCAGCCCGAACGTCGGCACCGACTACAACCTCGACTCGATCACCGCGGTGGTGCTCGGCGGCGCCAGCCTCTTCGGTGGTCGCGGCGGGGTGATCGGCACGCTGATCGGGGCGCTGATCGTCGGGGTCTTCCGCAACGGCCTGCAACTGGCCGGCGTCGAGGTGGTCTGGCAGGGCTTCGCCATCGGCCTGCTCGTGCTGGTCGCGGTCTCCCTCGACCAGTGGATCAGAAAGGTCAAATCGTGA
- a CDS encoding ATP-binding cassette domain-containing protein, producing the protein MVTPVLQAKGLTKRYGRVVAIDGSDLELHAGEILAVIGDNGAGKSSLIKALSGALVPDQGEIYLDGERVHFRNPMDARAAGIETVYQTLAVAPGLDIADNLFLGREKRRPGLLGSVFRMLDHKHMRTEAARHMSELGVGTLQNIGQAVESLSGGQRQAVAVARSAAFGSKVIILDEPTAALGVKEGNRVLQLIRDVRDRGLPVILISHNMPHVFEVADRIHIQRLGRRIAVISPKTHTMSDAVAIMTGAAPAPAQPAE; encoded by the coding sequence ATCGTGACTCCGGTATTGCAGGCGAAAGGCCTGACCAAGCGGTACGGCCGAGTCGTCGCGATCGACGGCAGCGACCTCGAACTGCACGCGGGCGAGATCCTGGCCGTCATCGGCGACAACGGAGCCGGCAAGTCCAGCCTGATCAAAGCCCTGTCCGGTGCCCTGGTCCCGGACCAGGGCGAGATCTACCTCGACGGCGAACGGGTGCACTTCCGCAACCCGATGGACGCCCGCGCCGCCGGGATCGAGACGGTCTACCAGACCCTGGCCGTCGCCCCCGGCCTCGACATCGCCGACAACCTCTTCCTCGGCCGGGAGAAACGTCGGCCCGGCCTGCTCGGCTCGGTCTTCCGGATGCTCGACCACAAACACATGCGCACCGAAGCCGCCCGGCACATGAGCGAACTCGGCGTCGGCACCCTGCAGAACATCGGCCAGGCCGTCGAGTCACTCTCCGGCGGCCAGCGCCAGGCCGTCGCGGTCGCCCGGTCCGCCGCCTTCGGCAGCAAGGTGATCATCCTCGACGAGCCGACCGCCGCACTCGGCGTCAAGGAGGGCAACCGGGTCCTGCAACTCATCCGCGACGTCCGCGACCGCGGCCTGCCGGTCATCCTGATCAGCCACAACATGCCACACGTCTTCGAGGTGGCCGACCGTATCCACATCCAGCGCCTCGGCCGCCGGATCGCGGTGATCAGCCCCAAGACCCACACCATGTCCGACGCTGTGGCCATCATGACCGGAGCCGCCCCCGCACCGGCCCAGCCGGCCGAATAG
- a CDS encoding carbohydrate kinase family protein, with protein MRYAAVLGEALVDLLETPTDTGPVYRCAIGGAPLNVAVGVSRLGGNAHFIGTLSEDTWGDRIAAFLTDNGVGTRHVRRVPAASTLALTTFAGPEPQFRFYGTPASYAQLAPADLDLPHLSGAAVLYTGSISLLAQPVLDSARRAWARPGPLRVLDPNIRPGLLPDHTAVTELRDLIEHFAATADLVKLSAADTAVLYGGATVAQAAARLRAAGAAAVIVTLGPDGAWLDTGNETRVIAAPQVTAIDATGAGDSVMAALISRLLDTGLPDSTTTWHDHIHFALHVAALVCERPGGADAMPTREELRQRWGTAALAA; from the coding sequence ATGCGATACGCGGCGGTCCTGGGCGAAGCCCTGGTCGATCTGCTGGAAACCCCCACCGACACCGGACCCGTCTACCGCTGCGCCATCGGCGGCGCTCCGTTGAACGTGGCAGTCGGCGTGAGCCGCCTCGGTGGCAACGCCCACTTCATCGGCACTCTCAGCGAGGACACCTGGGGCGACCGGATCGCCGCGTTCCTGACCGACAACGGCGTCGGCACCCGTCACGTGCGGCGGGTGCCGGCAGCCAGCACACTGGCCCTCACCACCTTCGCCGGTCCCGAACCGCAGTTCCGGTTCTACGGCACACCCGCCTCGTACGCCCAGCTCGCACCCGCCGACCTGGACCTGCCGCACCTCAGCGGAGCCGCGGTCCTCTACACCGGCTCGATCAGCCTGCTCGCCCAGCCCGTCCTCGACTCCGCCCGCCGGGCCTGGGCACGACCGGGCCCACTGCGAGTCCTCGACCCCAACATCCGCCCCGGGCTGCTACCCGACCACACCGCCGTCACCGAGCTGCGTGACCTCATCGAGCACTTCGCGGCCACCGCCGACCTGGTCAAACTCAGCGCGGCAGACACGGCCGTGCTCTACGGCGGTGCCACCGTCGCGCAGGCGGCGGCACGACTGCGCGCCGCCGGAGCCGCCGCCGTCATCGTCACACTCGGCCCGGACGGCGCCTGGCTGGACACCGGGAACGAGACGAGAGTGATCGCGGCACCGCAGGTCACCGCGATCGACGCGACCGGCGCCGGCGACTCCGTGATGGCCGCCCTCATCTCACGACTGCTGGACACCGGACTACCCGACAGCACCACCACCTGGCACGACCACATCCACTTCGCACTCCATGTGGCCGCACTCGTCTGCGAACGCCCCGGCGGCGCGGACGCGATGCCCACCCGCGAGGAGTTGCGTCAACGCTGGGGAACCGCCGCCCTCGCCGCCTGA